TCCACTGCACCATTACGATAAAACTCTACCGATTCATTCACCGTCGCATCAACTGTTGCCCGATCTTCGTCATCCGGATTCACCGTGACTTCATTAATCGTCACTTGATGCTCATACTCACCATAGAAATTATCTTGCTGATCTTGCGTTGCCCGTTGTCTTTGTCTACTCAAAGCCGGATCGACCAAAATTGAGGACAACTGATCCACTTCATGATTAGATCCAAAGGCCTGAGCCTTCGTACTCAACCAAGTTTCAATCACCAGTTGTGCCCTCTCTTGAGTCAACGGCCCCGTATCTGCCGTTGCTTCAGGAGGCCCTTCCGGAATCTCTAGGGGCGGCTGATTGAGCATCAATTGTAACTGTTCCCCTTCCAAAGCTGGAGCATTTCTAAACAGGGAACCCATCAGGCCGAACACTTGACCTATGAGCCAAATGACAATCCATAATCCCAGTAATCCACCTGCTCCTAATAAAACTAATCGTCCCCAATGGATAGAAGAACGTCCCGTTTTCCCAGTCCCTCGCCGACTTTTAACCCGTCCCCGACCTCCAGAACCTGGGCGCTGAGTAACCCTTTGACTTCTGGATGGGCTATTTTGGGGGCGATCGCCCACTCCAGCAGACTCAGAGCGGCTTAAGGTTGCCGTTGTCGTCATCGAACGTTCTACCGAACTCCCCGCCTTTTCCCGAAGCGAACTTGAGGGAGCCGCTTGAGCATCTTCCCCTTTCTCGATCGAAATCCCCCCCTGACTCTCCCGCTTGGGAGTCGCTTCCGGCTTAGATTGCACCACACTCCATTGATTCTTCTGGCTGTTCTCTAAAGGCAAAGCTTCTAAATACGCTTGTACCCGATCGTCAGCAAAATACTCTTTCAGGGTTTGCTGACAATCAGCCAAGTCCCGAAAATGGGGAAACACCTCTTCCTGTAACCAACGCTCACTATACAAACACAAACCCGGCAATAAATCGGGAGCGCCTTGGGAATTTTCCCGAATAAACGCTAATTGTTCGTATTCCCGACTCAATTCTAGGGACTGGCTCGCTTCTTCCGTTTGTCCCAAGAGCAAACAGCACACCGCCTGTTCTAAATGCACATCCTGCCGAGACCCTAACCGCGTCAGCATTCGTTTAGCTCGGTTAATCAGGGACGGTTGTTTATAAGCAAATCCCCGCACCAATAGGGCATAAACCGCCAAATAAGTAGCCACAGCAGACGGGCGTTGGGCTTCGGTTTCAAATAGAGTTTGTTGTTCCAAGGAAGTCAGATAACTGCGTAACTGTTGCATAAAACGCAGAAAATCATCAATATTCAGCCCTGACTGATCGTCTCCCGTCCCATCCAGCCCTCCCCGTTCTTGCAGCATATCCCGCAGCATCTGAATACCGTGGCGATGGGCAAGGGCATCATCCGTTTTTTGGGACAACAATTCTAGAATGCGGTAGGGACGCAGTTTATATAAATCTGCTTGTACTTCTCCCCGTAGGCTGGGAAATACCCCTTCTTTCAACAGCAATTTTTCGCCCTTTTCTAGGGATAATGCCGCTTGTTCGTAGGTTCCCTGTTGCCATTGTTCTCGCCCCAACTCTAGACCTGCTAGGGCTAAGGTTAAGACCACATCAGCACGGGATAATTCAGGAATGGTATGGGTTGGCGTTTCTTCTTCCTCTTGGGCAGAGAGGGAATTCAGATACTCTTGTCCTAGATTTAAGACTAGCTCATATTCACCTAACTCTAGAAGGATCAACAGTGCCCCTAGGGTTTGATGGTCTTCCACCTCCAGCGACGGTAGGGTTTCTTGAATCTGGGTCTCTTGTTCTCCGTGGCTGGGAAGAGAGTGAAACGTTTTTTGGTCGTAAGCGGTTTTGGCTTCCGGATTAGATAAAATGTTGTAGGCCTGATCGAGCAGGGATTTTCGAGAGGCGATCGCCGTTTCCGAATATTCCCGCCGAGGCAGTTGCATCATGCGATCGCCGTGGGCCTGTTGCAACTGTTCGGCAGTTGCCTGTAGTGGTACGCCTAAAATTCGGTAATAATCGAGCGGAATACGCACAGTCTACTCCCTCAGCAGCAATGCTTACAGTTTAGGGTATGGAAAATCTGCCCCCCTTGTAACCCTTAGAATTATACTTCGCGCAACGATTCTTGTCTTGTCCTCCTTTAGATTTTTTCATCAAGTGTCCCCCTTCCCTCATGATTCCCCCCATCTCCCCATTGACGTATACTGAGTCTTTGCACAACAATAACATCAGCTTGTAGTGGTAGTAAGGGACGCATTCATGGCTCAAGAGAGGATCGTACCAGAATTTGATTCGTCTTCAGTGCAACTCGGTCAAGAAGAAGGACTCAGATTGTATGAAGATATGGTACTAGGGCGGGTATTTGAAGATAAGTGTGCAGAAATGTACTACCGGGGCAAAATGTTCGGTTTTGTCCATCTGTATAACGGTCAGGAAGCGGTGGCTTCTGGCGTAATTAAATCTATGCGTCCAGATGAAGATTTTGTCTGTAGTACCTACCGAGATCATGTTCATGCCTTGAGTGCTGGAGTTCCTGCACGGGAGGTGATGGCTGAGTTGTTTGGGAAAGCGACGGGATGCTCGAAGGGTCGCGGTGGCTCCATGCATATGTTTTCGGCTGAACATAAACTGTTAGGCGGTTATGCATTTGTGGCTGAAGGTATCCCTGTGGCTACGGGTGCAGCGTTTCAGAGTAAGTATCGCCGGGAAACCATGGGAGATGAAAGTGCCGATCAGGTAACGGCTTGCTTTTTTGGGGATGGGGCTTGTAATAATGGCCAGTTTTTTGAATGTTTAAACATGGCGGCCTTGTGGAAGTTGCCGATTCTGTATGTGGTAGAAAATAATAAGTGGGCGATCGGAATGGCCCATGACCGAGCGACTTCAGTTCCCGAAATCTATAAAAAAGCCCATGCCTTTGGAATGCACGGGGTTGAGGTGGATGGAATGGATGTTTTAGCGGTGCGGGAAGTGGCCAAAGAGGCGATCGCCCGTGCCAGAGCTGGAGAAGGCCCCACCGTCATTGAAGCCCTAACCTATCGGTTCCGAGGCCATTCCTTAGCTGACCCCGATGAACTGCGCTCTAAAGACGAGAAAGAGTTCTGGTTCCCCAGAGATCCGATCAAACGGTTTGCTAGTTATTTAACCAGTAAAGGATTGGCCACTGAGGCACAGTTAAAAGACATCGATCGCAAAATTCAAGATGTGGTTGATGATTCGGTGAAATTCGCCCTCGAAAGTCCCGAACCCGATGCCAGTGAACTCTACAAATATGTGTTTGTAGAGGATTAAAACCCTCAATTAACACTAACTCTCTTACCCAACAAGGGGCCCCGATCCCCTTGTCTGTCCTAACTCAGTCCATGAGATCGAGTTTTCAACTGTTAATTTCTAATTGATATTAGGGATGAACATAGACAAACCAGCCCACTAGGGTAACGAGAATGCTCACACCTAACAAAATCGTGAGAACATAAAGTTGGGATTGGCCGACGGAACTATACTTTAATCCCTCTCCACTAAACAGGGTCACCACCCCCACTAAATTGACAATGCCATCAACGATATATCGGTCAAACCAAGAGGTCAGTCGAGCCGATTGTTCTACCGCAAAGACAACGGTCATCCGATAGAGGCGATCGATATAAAAATCATAGGCTAACAGATCCTGGATCAATTTAACCGGTTTGAGAATTGACCGGGCTAAACTTCTCTGTAGGGGAATCTTTGCACCAATTCCACAGCCGACTATACCCGAAATAATTACTAGGAAAACAGTGGTTTTATTTACATAATCCCAGTTAGGAATCAGCGATAATTGATGTAATAACCAGGGACAGATTAAGGTGATAATGATTAAACTCACCATGGGTACGGCCATGGGCCAGGCCACTTCAGGAGCGCGGCGGGTTTTTGGTTGGGTTTCTCCGGCAAACACGAGACGATAGACCCGTGTTAAATTCACGGCGCTCAGAGCATTCACCAGCAACAGAACCACCAGTAACCAAGGTTCGGTGTACCAAAAGTCATCTGCACCTAAGCGCAGGGCCCAAAAACCGCCCAGGGGTAAAATGCCCACTAAACCCGCACTACCCACCAGAAATGAAGTGGTAGTAACCGGCATTTTTGATTGGAGTCCCCCTAGCTCGGTTAAATCTTGGCTATTGGTGGTGAGGATAATTGAACCCACACTCATAAACAATAAAGCTTTGGCGATCGCATGGGCAAACAGCAACATCAGAGCAAACCCTGTCCACTGAGTCCCCACCGCAATAAACACCAAGCCTAAATACGCGCTCGTACTGTGGGATAAGGCCCGTTTAATATCCACCTGCGCCAAAGCCACCAAAGACGCTCCAATCGCCGTTACAATCCCAATCACCACTAAAGTCGCCGAAGCCACTGGAGAGAGGGCCAAAATCGGTTGCAGCTTAATCAACACATAAGCGCCACAAGCCACCACCACCGAATTTCTCAAAATCGAAGCAGGGTTGGGCCCTTCCATGGCCTCATCTAGCCACAAATGTAGGGGAAATTGGGCGCATTTACCCGTTGGCCCCGCAATCAGGGCTAATCCTAGGGCAGTAGCAAACCCAGGGGATAATTGGGCAGTTTCTGCCCAGATATAGAGGCGATCGAAATCCAGAGTTCCAGCCGTCGTTCCCAAAGCCACTAACCCCATCAGCAACAAAATATCACCCACCCGCTTGGTTAAGAACGCATCTCTAGCCGCAGTCACCACCAAAGGCTGGGCATACCAAAACCCAACCAACAGATAAGTTGATAGGGTGAGCATTTCCAGCAAACCATAGGTCAGCAACAGAGAGTCACTCACAGCAATACCACTCATGGCCGCTTCAAAAAAGCCCATTAAGGCAAAAAATCGGGCCAAGGCCCAATCCTTTTCTAGATATCCCAGAGCATAGAGTTGGGCTAACAAGCTTAATCCCGTAATCAGGGACATTGCCCCTAAACTGACCGAAGAAAGGGTCAAGGTGAGGGAAAAATCAATATCCATCACCTTGAGCCAGTGAAAAACAATTAAATAGGGTTCTGTGTCCCAAACGAGATTAAAAACAATTAAGCCATGCCCTAGGGCCAAAACCGTCATCAGAAGGTTAAAGTAGGCGGCTGGCCTAGGCCCGGTACGACGCACCATCCGAGTTGACCAAGGCAAAGTAAGGATGGCTCCGACTAAACCATAGAATGGAATACACCAACTGGTTTCTAGGAAATATTCAGACATAAATGAGTTAATGGGCTAATCTGCTGTATTTTAAGAATTCAGTTAAAGTTTTAAGCTTAGTTTCTGGACAGTTTAAGACTCTCGATCTTCCCCTTGCTGAATGATTCGGCAATGATCCCCATCCTTAGCCTACCCTAAAATGGACTCTATCTCCTGAATAGAGCCGATGGCGATCGCCTCTCTCCCCTCCCCCACTCCCTTAAGTATATTTACATATCTTATTGACCTCATGAGTCGATGCGCCATTATATCTGAACTTTGTTAATAAAAAATTAATTTCTGTTAAGACATCACAAAAGTTAATTAATCAAATCAAGGGTTATTATGATTAATTCTATTGCCAGGAGAGTCATGCTTCCCATATCCTTAATAGAGAAGCAAAAAAAACTATTTTGCAAACTAGGAAATTTGGGTGTCCTAGTGCTATCTTTCGCTTTTTCAGATCAGGAGATTAACAATGCCCATAGCCGTTGGAATGGTAGAAACCCTAGGCTTTCCTGCCGTCGTCGAAGCTGCTGACGCGATGGTAAAAGCTGCCCGTGTGACTCTGGTCGGGTATGAAAAAATTGGTAGTGGTCGGGTAACCGTCATTATTCGAGGAGATGTGTCCGAAGTCCAAGCTTCAGTTGCTGCCGGGATTGAATCCGCCAAGCGGGTTGATGGTGGTGAAGTGTTATCGACTCACATCATTGCCAGACCCCATGAGAACCTAGAGTACGTTCTGCCCATTCGTTACACCGAAGCAGTGGATCAGTTCCGAAACTACTAGCACCCTTGAAATGTAGCATTGGGGGAGGTTGAGTCGATCATCATCACTCAACTTCATCCTCAAGCCGATCCACCTTCCTTGAACACTTTAGGAGTCTTGAATCAATGTCAATTGCAGTGGGAATGGTAGAAACCTTGGGGTTTCCTGCCGTAGTAGAAGCAGCCGACGCAATGGTAAAAGCCGCTCGCGTCACCCTCGTCGGCTATGAAAAAATTGGTAGTGGTCGAGTCACGGTCATTGTCAGAGGTGACGTATCAGAAGTTCAAGCTTCAGTTGCGGCTGGAGTCGATAACATCAAGCGAGTCAATGGGGGTAGAGTTCTGTCCACCCATATTATTGCTCGTCCCCATGAAAATCTGGAGTACGTTCTACCCATTCGTTACACCGAAGATGTACAGCAATTTGCGGAAAGTACCAATGCCATTCGGTCGTCTAATCGTCCGTAATGGCAGAATAAAACGATACATTCATGCAAATTGCTAAAGTTTGTGGCACAGTCGTTAGCACCCAAAAAGATCCGAGTCTTAGAGGGTCAAAATTTCTGCTGTTGCAGTTGATAGATGAGCAAGGCCGTCTTCTGCCTGAATATGAGGTAGCCGCAGATCCAAGCGTGGGAGCTGGATTAGATGAATGGGTGTTGGTGAGTCGTGGCAGTGCGGCTCGCCAAGTTGAAGGAACCCAAAACCGCCCTGTAGATGCTACGGTTGTCGGAATTATTGACACGGTAACCGTAAGGAACTCCCGCATCTATAGCAAAAAAGATACCTATTAATCTTCAGTCCTCAAGGGTCAGGGTTGGTCGAGGGCGGTATGCAATGTTCTATCTCCATTCAATCCATCAAAACCCTTGTGAGGTCGGAGACCATCCTAAACTCGACCCATGAACCCCATGACACTAGAGACAAAACTCTCGCTATAGGAGGAAAATTATTATGGTTGTGCGTAGCCATACAGGGAGCAGTGCGGCTCCCCCCACCCCTTGGTCAAAAGACTTAGCGGAACCGAAAGTTAATAGTAGTGCCTATGTCCACGCCTTCTCGAATTTAATTGGTGATGTCCAAATTGGAGCCAATGTCTTAGTCGCTCCCGGAACATCCATCCGGGCAGACGAGGGCGCTCCGTTCTATATTGGCGATCACACCAATGTACAAGATGGTGTAGTGATCCATGGTCTTGAAGAAGGCCGAGTGGTTGGGGATGATGGGCAAAAATACTCCGTATGGATTGGTAATCATTCTTCTATTACCCACATGGCTCTGATCCATGGGCCAGCCTATGTGGGAGATAATTGTTTTATTGGTTTCCGCTCTACAGTATTCAATGCCAGAATCGGCAATGGCTGCATCGTCATGATGCACGCTCTGATCCAAGATGTAGAAATTCCCCCCGGAAAATATGTTCCTTCTGGATCAATTATTACCAATCAACAGCAGGCCGATCGCCTGCCAGATGTGCAAAAAAATGACGTGGCCTTTGCCAGCCACGTGGTCGGCGTTAATGATGCCCTCAGAGTCGGCTACCGATGTGCCGACAATATCGAATGTATTACGCCCATTCGCGATGAATCGGGCCACTCATCGGGCAACTCTAGTAGTAATGGTCAAGTACAAAGCAATATGACAGCTCTTAATTCAGAAACCGTAAACCAAATTCAAAATTTACTCGCCCAAGGCTATAAAATCGGGGCAGAGTATGCCGATCAGCGCCGTTTCCGCACTAGCTCTTGGAAGAGCTGCCCT
This window of the Roseofilum capinflatum BLCC-M114 genome carries:
- a CDS encoding IMS domain-containing protein — encoded protein: MRIPLDYYRILGVPLQATAEQLQQAHGDRMMQLPRREYSETAIASRKSLLDQAYNILSNPEAKTAYDQKTFHSLPSHGEQETQIQETLPSLEVEDHQTLGALLILLELGEYELVLNLGQEYLNSLSAQEEEETPTHTIPELSRADVVLTLALAGLELGREQWQQGTYEQAALSLEKGEKLLLKEGVFPSLRGEVQADLYKLRPYRILELLSQKTDDALAHRHGIQMLRDMLQERGGLDGTGDDQSGLNIDDFLRFMQQLRSYLTSLEQQTLFETEAQRPSAVATYLAVYALLVRGFAYKQPSLINRAKRMLTRLGSRQDVHLEQAVCCLLLGQTEEASQSLELSREYEQLAFIRENSQGAPDLLPGLCLYSERWLQEEVFPHFRDLADCQQTLKEYFADDRVQAYLEALPLENSQKNQWSVVQSKPEATPKRESQGGISIEKGEDAQAAPSSSLREKAGSSVERSMTTTATLSRSESAGVGDRPQNSPSRSQRVTQRPGSGGRGRVKSRRGTGKTGRSSIHWGRLVLLGAGGLLGLWIVIWLIGQVFGLMGSLFRNAPALEGEQLQLMLNQPPLEIPEGPPEATADTGPLTQERAQLVIETWLSTKAQAFGSNHEVDQLSSILVDPALSRQRQRATQDQQDNFYGEYEHQVTINEVTVNPDDEDRATVDATVNESVEFYRNGAVDRGASYSDEIQVQYQLIRQDGQWRIEDWSV
- the pdhA gene encoding pyruvate dehydrogenase (acetyl-transferring) E1 component subunit alpha is translated as MAQERIVPEFDSSSVQLGQEEGLRLYEDMVLGRVFEDKCAEMYYRGKMFGFVHLYNGQEAVASGVIKSMRPDEDFVCSTYRDHVHALSAGVPAREVMAELFGKATGCSKGRGGSMHMFSAEHKLLGGYAFVAEGIPVATGAAFQSKYRRETMGDESADQVTACFFGDGACNNGQFFECLNMAALWKLPILYVVENNKWAIGMAHDRATSVPEIYKKAHAFGMHGVEVDGMDVLAVREVAKEAIARARAGEGPTVIEALTYRFRGHSLADPDELRSKDEKEFWFPRDPIKRFASYLTSKGLATEAQLKDIDRKIQDVVDDSVKFALESPEPDASELYKYVFVED
- a CDS encoding NAD(P)H-quinone oxidoreductase subunit F is translated as MSEYFLETSWCIPFYGLVGAILTLPWSTRMVRRTGPRPAAYFNLLMTVLALGHGLIVFNLVWDTEPYLIVFHWLKVMDIDFSLTLTLSSVSLGAMSLITGLSLLAQLYALGYLEKDWALARFFALMGFFEAAMSGIAVSDSLLLTYGLLEMLTLSTYLLVGFWYAQPLVVTAARDAFLTKRVGDILLLMGLVALGTTAGTLDFDRLYIWAETAQLSPGFATALGLALIAGPTGKCAQFPLHLWLDEAMEGPNPASILRNSVVVACGAYVLIKLQPILALSPVASATLVVIGIVTAIGASLVALAQVDIKRALSHSTSAYLGLVFIAVGTQWTGFALMLLFAHAIAKALLFMSVGSIILTTNSQDLTELGGLQSKMPVTTTSFLVGSAGLVGILPLGGFWALRLGADDFWYTEPWLLVVLLLVNALSAVNLTRVYRLVFAGETQPKTRRAPEVAWPMAVPMVSLIIITLICPWLLHQLSLIPNWDYVNKTTVFLVIISGIVGCGIGAKIPLQRSLARSILKPVKLIQDLLAYDFYIDRLYRMTVVFAVEQSARLTSWFDRYIVDGIVNLVGVVTLFSGEGLKYSSVGQSQLYVLTILLGVSILVTLVGWFVYVHP
- a CDS encoding carbon dioxide-concentrating mechanism protein CcmK, with the protein product MPIAVGMVETLGFPAVVEAADAMVKAARVTLVGYEKIGSGRVTVIIRGDVSEVQASVAAGIESAKRVDGGEVLSTHIIARPHENLEYVLPIRYTEAVDQFRNY
- a CDS encoding carbon dioxide-concentrating mechanism protein CcmK; this translates as MSIAVGMVETLGFPAVVEAADAMVKAARVTLVGYEKIGSGRVTVIVRGDVSEVQASVAAGVDNIKRVNGGRVLSTHIIARPHENLEYVLPIRYTEDVQQFAESTNAIRSSNRP
- a CDS encoding EutN/CcmL family microcompartment protein, whose amino-acid sequence is MQIAKVCGTVVSTQKDPSLRGSKFLLLQLIDEQGRLLPEYEVAADPSVGAGLDEWVLVSRGSAARQVEGTQNRPVDATVVGIIDTVTVRNSRIYSKKDTY